One region of Catenuloplanes indicus genomic DNA includes:
- a CDS encoding response regulator, producing the protein MIKILLVDDHPVVRDGLRGMLGAEPGLDVVGEAGSGAEAVTAARALRPDVVLMDLRMPGVDGATATGLILAELPGTRVVVLTTYDTDADILRAVEAGASGYLLKDASRAELTGAIRAAGRGETVLAPAVAGRLVRQVRQPAAPALSARELEVLRLVAQGHTNAEIGRRLHISEATVKTHLLRTFAKLDVSDRTAAVTTAMSRGLL; encoded by the coding sequence ATGATCAAGATTCTGCTGGTGGACGACCACCCGGTGGTCCGGGACGGACTGCGCGGCATGCTCGGCGCGGAACCCGGTCTGGACGTGGTCGGCGAGGCCGGGTCCGGCGCGGAGGCGGTGACCGCGGCCCGCGCGCTGCGCCCGGACGTGGTGCTGATGGACCTGCGCATGCCGGGCGTGGACGGCGCGACCGCGACCGGCCTGATCCTGGCCGAGCTGCCCGGCACCCGGGTGGTCGTGCTGACCACGTACGACACGGACGCGGACATCCTGCGTGCGGTCGAGGCAGGCGCGTCCGGCTATCTGCTCAAGGACGCCAGCCGCGCGGAGCTGACCGGCGCGATCCGGGCGGCCGGGCGCGGCGAGACCGTGCTGGCCCCGGCCGTGGCCGGCCGGCTGGTCCGGCAGGTGCGGCAGCCGGCCGCGCCCGCTCTGTCCGCGCGGGAGCTGGAGGTGCTGCGGCTGGTCGCACAGGGCCACACGAACGCCGAGATCGGCCGCCGGCTGCACATCAGCGAGGCGACCGTGAAGACGCACCTGCTGCGCACGTTCGCGAAGCTGGACGTCTCCGACCGGACGGCCGCGGTCACCACCGCGATGTCGCGCGGGCTGCTGTGA
- a CDS encoding OmpA family protein, which yields MHRHWFAGAAVAAAGAGLVAAVGAVAPSASAEPIPISSSAAYTLSIVSGSNDGSGLPVVGPASASRMNQPTDMAFDPAGNLYVADTQNCAVEKITPAGQLSVFVGTVDGCVPRNGNTFYDRPVSLAWLKGNLYIGGADDGWIYRADANGNLTHFAGTGVQGSPLNGQVDTPTQMTAYGNWLYFGDEESHVVARIDVTQSPPMIEVIAGDGNGTPTQGVFNQPATLMSIPDPRGVAVDSKGSVYISDTKASRILKVASTGELLSEWMFFAPVGLHLDQTGAKLYATSAYGVIAEVDTMDGAISVIAGIGHGASIDQLTAPEQATDVEPVAVAAQIAAQGGYAVTPGPALTTEVGVPAGVEVAANGDVYSTLMYPGMVVKLVRTKPPVPPFTGPDTPVVTAAPSVTPSVAPSVSPSASPSVAPTSAAPSVVPTTPGPVVTSPVPNPADPPRINLNLQLAVDAPLQGARATVSGGGLQPSSPYTLTMYSTPVEVARGTTNAAGAFNAVITMPAKACVKGGAHRLVLTGTAPGGAKLEDSSYVVLDDTCKAKSINNVTAPVNNTVTLQSFTFPHLSAKLRPKAQRTLRDLRGALTSAKAITITGYTETDSRGKAATKANKRLALKRANAVRAHLRKLGVTAPISTVGAGGVNGLGKGQKFNRRVVIVVRY from the coding sequence GTGCACAGACACTGGTTCGCGGGAGCCGCGGTGGCGGCCGCGGGGGCCGGGCTGGTGGCGGCGGTGGGGGCCGTCGCACCCTCGGCCTCGGCCGAGCCGATTCCGATCTCGTCATCGGCGGCGTACACGCTGTCCATCGTCTCGGGCAGCAACGACGGCAGCGGTCTGCCGGTGGTGGGGCCGGCGAGCGCGTCGCGGATGAACCAGCCGACCGACATGGCGTTCGACCCGGCCGGCAACCTCTACGTCGCGGACACCCAGAACTGCGCGGTCGAGAAGATCACGCCGGCCGGGCAGCTCTCCGTCTTCGTCGGCACGGTGGACGGCTGCGTGCCCCGCAACGGCAACACGTTCTACGACCGGCCGGTCAGCCTGGCCTGGCTGAAGGGCAACCTGTACATCGGCGGTGCCGACGACGGGTGGATCTACCGGGCCGACGCGAACGGGAACCTGACGCACTTCGCCGGCACCGGTGTCCAGGGCTCGCCGCTCAACGGGCAGGTCGACACGCCGACCCAGATGACGGCATACGGCAACTGGCTCTACTTCGGCGACGAGGAGTCCCACGTCGTCGCGAGGATCGACGTCACACAGAGCCCGCCGATGATCGAGGTGATCGCCGGTGACGGCAACGGCACGCCGACGCAGGGCGTGTTCAACCAGCCGGCGACGCTCATGTCGATCCCGGACCCGCGGGGTGTCGCGGTCGACAGCAAGGGCTCGGTCTACATCTCCGACACGAAGGCCAGCCGGATCCTGAAGGTCGCGTCGACCGGTGAGCTGCTGAGCGAGTGGATGTTCTTCGCCCCGGTCGGCCTGCACCTCGACCAGACCGGAGCCAAGCTGTACGCGACGTCCGCCTACGGCGTCATCGCCGAGGTCGACACGATGGACGGCGCGATCAGCGTCATCGCCGGCATCGGTCACGGCGCGAGCATCGACCAGCTCACCGCGCCCGAACAGGCGACCGACGTGGAACCGGTGGCGGTGGCGGCGCAGATCGCCGCGCAGGGCGGATACGCGGTGACGCCGGGTCCGGCGCTGACCACCGAGGTCGGCGTGCCCGCCGGTGTGGAGGTCGCCGCGAACGGCGACGTCTACTCCACGCTCATGTACCCGGGCATGGTGGTGAAGCTGGTGCGGACGAAGCCGCCGGTGCCGCCGTTCACCGGCCCGGACACGCCGGTGGTGACCGCGGCGCCGTCCGTCACGCCGTCCGTGGCCCCGTCGGTCAGCCCGTCGGCCTCGCCGTCCGTGGCGCCGACCTCGGCGGCCCCGTCCGTGGTCCCGACCACGCCCGGCCCGGTCGTCACGTCACCGGTGCCGAATCCGGCCGACCCGCCGCGGATCAACCTGAACCTGCAGCTCGCCGTGGACGCGCCGCTGCAGGGGGCGCGGGCCACGGTCAGCGGCGGCGGTCTGCAACCGTCCTCGCCGTACACGCTGACGATGTACTCCACGCCGGTCGAGGTCGCCCGCGGCACGACCAACGCGGCGGGCGCGTTCAACGCGGTCATCACGATGCCCGCGAAGGCCTGTGTCAAGGGTGGCGCCCACCGGCTGGTGCTGACCGGCACCGCGCCGGGCGGGGCGAAGCTGGAGGACTCCAGCTACGTCGTGCTCGACGACACGTGCAAGGCGAAGAGCATCAACAACGTGACCGCGCCGGTGAACAACACGGTGACGCTGCAGTCGTTCACGTTCCCGCACCTGTCGGCGAAGCTGCGCCCGAAGGCCCAGCGCACGCTGCGTGACCTCCGGGGCGCGCTGACCAGCGCCAAGGCGATCACGATCACCGGTTACACGGAGACCGACAGCAGGGGCAAGGCCGCCACGAAGGCCAACAAGCGGCTGGCCCTCAAGCGTGCCAACGCGGTCCGCGCCCACCTGCGCAAGCTCGGTGTCACGGCGCCGATCTCCACGGTCGGCGCCGGTGGTGTCAACGGGCTCGGCAAGGGCCAGAAGTTCAATCGCCGGGTGGTGATCGTCGTCCGCTACTAG